The following is a genomic window from Sphingobacterium spiritivorum.
GAAATCCATCCACTTTCTTCTCCAGGTCTTTGTAACGTTGTTCGATTGTCCTGAAATGGTCCTGCTGACGTTTATTACGAATAATAAGTATCACAATGGCAGCAATCAGTACCAGAATAACAAAAAGATACAATAACGGAGAATAAAAGATATCCATTTTCTAAAAATATCAAATAATTCCGGCCTTATTGCCCTTGTTTTATAAAAATAATTATTCTGTAGCCAGGAATTTCATCTTTTCTTCCTCCAGATCCAGGCGATGCAAATGTTTTCGGATTACTTCTTCATCAATAGTGTAATCCTTATTCCAGTCTCTCAGCCACTCTCTTTGCTTATTCAACATACTGACATATACGACTCTACATTCCGTTGCCATAATTTCGTTTTCGAGAAGCTGATGGCTGTCTTCCCATTTGCGGGCAAGTTGTTGCAGCACCTGTTGCTGCCGGAGTTCTTCCGCATAATTTTCTTTCAGGTGTACAAGACTCTGTTCTGCCAGCCGTTTATACAATTGGAGATAAGCTTCTCCTTCCGGAAGATGATTATCCTGATCTACAAGATTCATTTTACGGATAAGATAAGGCAATGTAAGTCCTTGAAGCACCAATGTCAGCAGAATAACCACAAAAGTGATAAACAAGATCAGATTGCGTTGCGGTAATAATACATCATTATAATAAACGGGTATAGAAAGTGCAGCCGCAAGAGATACTACGCCACGCATTCCTGCCCAGCCTAATATAAACGGCCCCTTTACCCCCGGACTTCTTCTATCAGCAACGGTAATAAAGTTTCTGGCAATCAGCGTAAATACAACTGCTCCGTAAGCGGAGAGTATACGTACGACTATCAGTACAGCTGTGATCAATACTCCGTAACCAATAGCTGTACCGATACTGACATCATTCAGATTCGCCGTTATTTCCGGCAGATCCAGACCGATCAGCATAAAAACTAGGCCGTTCAGTATAAAGCATAAGGATTCCCATACATTCTCCGCACGCAGGCGACTGCTATTGCTCAGGAAAAGATGCTTTCTGTTTGCCAGAAACAATCCTCCGCTGACTACAGACAGGACTCCTGAACTTTCGATCGATTCCGCTGCAATATACATGATATAGGGAGCCACAAGAGACAATACAATATCAGTATTCACGTCTGTAGGAAACAGCCGATGTGCCTTGAAAAAGACAAAACCGATCAGGACTCCTACCGCTATTCCTCCGAGCACCATCCACACAAAACTCAAAGCGGCCTCATGCATCACAAATTGTCCCGTACCTACTGCTATCAATGCGAATCTCAGAATAATCAAACTGGAGGCATCATTCAGCAAACTCTCACCTTCCAGAATAGATGCCAGGCGCTTGGGTACTTTTACAAAACGAAGTATTGCTCCTGCACTGACTGCATCCGGAGGAGACACAATGGCTCCCAATAAGAATCCCAGGGCTATAGTAAATCCCGGAATCATATAATTAGCCACCAGTGCAACAACCGTTGCTGTTAAAAAAACTATTAAAAAGGCAAAACTCCCTATAATCCGCCTCCATCGCCATAATTCTTTCCAGGAAGTGTTCCATGCTGCCTCATACAATAAGGGTGGAAGAAAAATAATAAAGATAAGCTCCGGATCAATGCTGATCACGGGAACTCCCGGCACAAAGCTGATCGCTAATCCGGCCAATACCAGAAAAATCGGGTAAGCTACTTTTACTTTGTTTGCCAGCATGATCAGAAAGATAATGATCACAATCAGGCTGAGATAAAATGGAAAATGATGAAGCATATCTTTAGAAACTATTCTGTGTCAGTGAAATCCTGTACCAAAATAACATTTTGAAAAGTTGAATACAGATTTTTTTTATTATTTTAGAACTATATCAAGCATGAAAAAACCTTAATTATGATAAGCGCTGAAGAATACATAGCCTCCTTTCCCAAAGAGATTAGTGAAAGACTGACAATTATCCGAAAACTCATAAAAGACTGCAGTGAGGAATTGGCTGAAGGAATGGCTTACAAGATGCCTTCCTATAAGTATAAAGGGAAGCCTTTAGTCTACTTTGCAGGTTATCCTCAGCATATAGGTTTCTATGCTACTCCAAATGGTAACATAGCTTTTGAAAAGGAACTGGCGTCCTATAAGCAAGGCAAAGGATCTGTTCAGTTTCCGCATGACCGACCTCTGCCTCTGGATCTGATAAAACGTATCGTCCTTTTCCGGATGGAAGAGAATGCCGGAAAGGCAAAATAAAAAAAAGGAAGACAGACCGTTTACATTCACGGAGCAATCTTCCTTTTCGGATCTCTAATACAGAAAATGTATTATTTCATTTTCATTACCATATTATCTATGCCTTCTGTAGTTACATCAGCATCTCCTGATTTATTGGATGATTTTTTATAGTGAACATGATTTTTCATACCCTCTATAGATATGGTTTCCACCTGATCTGCATTGACCATATTTTCAGCACCTTCTACAGAGATCTTGCCTACTTTTTCAGCTTTTACGGTATTTGATTTACCTTCCACTTCTAATTTGGCACATTTGCCTACTATGGTAACTTTGTTATCCATTCCTTCGACACTTACCGTTTCCGTTCCTGTACATTTAATCGTACGGGTATTTCCTTTACCGGACACTTTGATTTCTTTTCCTTGTTTCTGAACCATGCTATGTCTCAATCCGTCTGTATTGTCGTTCGCTTTGACATATACACCTGCGCCCAATAACATGGTCATTGAACAAAGTACTGCTGTGATTTTTTTCATTTGTAAATTGGTTTTGATAACTATTTGTTGTCCGCAAAAAGCAGACCACGATTTAATTTATAGTTCTTTAATATTCTCATTGTTGTCTGCATCCGGATTATCTTGTTGAACGACCTCTTCTACTGCTGTGGGAGCAGCCTCTTCGTTTCTGTATTTAACAACAAACGTTTCTTTCACTCTATCTGATTTTACCAGATAACTGCACCATATCGCTCCGAAGATCATCGTTCTGATCAACTCCGTATATGACTCAGGAGATTCCTCCGGAATCCTGAGTCCGCTCAGTTCTATCAGAACCAGATCCAGAACCGGTCCGAAAAACATAACTCCTATGGTTAACAAGGCTACTTTTGGGAAAATATCTCTTTTCCTGAAAAACAGGTAAATAGTAAATACCAATAAAGACATGGTCAGCAGATTGATGATCAGTTCAAATGCTACCAACAGCCTGAATACGATACCTTGTGATACCCCATAAATATCATAGGCACTCCATAACTGACTATAGAAGAATCCTATTGTAAAAAAGTCAACGGTTATTCTTAACAACGAAGCAACTAAACCAAGTCCCAGAAGAACCAGCCAGCCTCCTATTGAAGGTACGTAGTCTGCATCATAAATTAACCGGATCTTATCCTCTTTCTTATTCCATTTGTAAAAAATAAATCCGCAAGATGCTAATGTAATGCAGGTTATCAATATGGCAAACCAGGATACCGTTGATATTCCTCCGTTTGTATATCCGATAGAGCCATTATCATTGATGTAATACGAATAGGAAAACAAATCTTCGGTATTGTTAAAGTCTTCCATAAATTCCGGAACTTTATCAATAGCTACAGAAGGCTCATGAATAGCCAGCTGAAAGTTCATCTTTAATGTATCTCCATCCACTTTTACGGATTTGCCAAAGGTATAGCTATTTCTGTCTATAAAAACAGGTGCATCTTGTATATCTTTCGCTTTGTTGCTGATATACTGCACTTCATATTCGGCTGTAAAGGGAAAATTAAGCGAAACAGGTGCTTTCCGATTACTGTTTACAGCCGGGATCTGACTGAACATATCGCTTGCAAAAAAAGTAAGATACTTTTTCTTCGTTGCATCCTCTGTTTTTGCAAATTTGCTGATTTCATAGGTTTCTATTATTTCTATCTCATTTTTCTCCCGGTCATCTTTTACTTTTACAGTGTCTGTACGTTTGATCTCCGGATAAAGTTTGGTATAGTAATCCAGATAATTCTTTTCCAATGCTGTTCTGGAAGTAGAATTCAGCATACCCCTGTTGTTGTCTGCCTGATATCCTGTGTAAATTGTTTTGACGATCAACTGCGCCCGGTTGCTATCCAGAGACTTATATTGTTCCAGCACCTTTGTTTTACCATTAACATCCCGGGGAGTATCCTCGATTTGCGTCTTAGCTTTGATTACTAATGCATTGCCGTAAAAAGGAAAATACAGATCACGGATATTGCCACCCTGATTAGAGAATGTAGGATCAATAAACTGTGCTCTGTCATTAATGGTCGCCTTTACAACCATGTGATTAAATACCCATGGTGAAGGCAGGAAATCATTAAGCTTGTATCTGTTGTAACTATTGACTAATACGAGTTCGCAATCTATTCCTTTTGTTTTTAAGAATGTAGCCAAAAGCATAGATTTATCCTTACAATCTCCATAGCGTTGTTCGACAACTTTATTGGGGTTATTAGATCGGTGTGAATATTCCCCGACTTCTACTCCCATGTATCTGATGTCATTCTGTACAAACCGGGTGGCCAGTGCAAGGTACTTGTATGCGTCGCCTTTACTTCGTGCCCAGAATTCTTCTATTTTATTTTTCAGCGCTTCTCCCGGATTTGTGGTCACGACAGGGTTTAGTTTACCAGCCCAGTCGGCCACTTCCTGCCAGCTCTGATAATCACTGATCTGAATGTACTTATGATTAAAATACCAGTAAGGTTCATAGTTTTCGCTATGGATGACGGGCAGATTTGTCTCTTCCCAGGAATAACTCATTA
Proteins encoded in this region:
- a CDS encoding Na+/H+ antiporter — translated: MLHHFPFYLSLIVIIIFLIMLANKVKVAYPIFLVLAGLAISFVPGVPVISIDPELIFIIFLPPLLYEAAWNTSWKELWRWRRIIGSFAFLIVFLTATVVALVANYMIPGFTIALGFLLGAIVSPPDAVSAGAILRFVKVPKRLASILEGESLLNDASSLIILRFALIAVGTGQFVMHEAALSFVWMVLGGIAVGVLIGFVFFKAHRLFPTDVNTDIVLSLVAPYIMYIAAESIESSGVLSVVSGGLFLANRKHLFLSNSSRLRAENVWESLCFILNGLVFMLIGLDLPEITANLNDVSIGTAIGYGVLITAVLIVVRILSAYGAVVFTLIARNFITVADRRSPGVKGPFILGWAGMRGVVSLAAALSIPVYYNDVLLPQRNLILFITFVVILLTLVLQGLTLPYLIRKMNLVDQDNHLPEGEAYLQLYKRLAEQSLVHLKENYAEELRQQQVLQQLARKWEDSHQLLENEIMATECRVVYVSMLNKQREWLRDWNKDYTIDEEVIRKHLHRLDLEEEKMKFLATE
- a CDS encoding DUF3060 domain-containing protein gives rise to the protein MKKITAVLCSMTMLLGAGVYVKANDNTDGLRHSMVQKQGKEIKVSGKGNTRTIKCTGTETVSVEGMDNKVTIVGKCAKLEVEGKSNTVKAEKVGKISVEGAENMVNADQVETISIEGMKNHVHYKKSSNKSGDADVTTEGIDNMVMKMK
- a CDS encoding iron chaperone produces the protein MISAEEYIASFPKEISERLTIIRKLIKDCSEELAEGMAYKMPSYKYKGKPLVYFAGYPQHIGFYATPNGNIAFEKELASYKQGKGSVQFPHDRPLPLDLIKRIVLFRMEENAGKAK
- a CDS encoding DUF3857 domain-containing protein; the encoded protein is MFPIPLRHILLSFVFFCVLQICISAQVPRIYQENKPVWIQKSSKSPQKINQRDIEAGFLYESLDYQVHIEQKIVYSRQVKEIVSTDGVDQAGQIYVSFSPDYQKLFFHEIQLIRQGKVHNKLDLSKFKVVANETDLSRFLYNGTYAAYLILDDLRVGDKLVISYSLKGFNPAISNKFADDYYFQGTEPIALNHVNYIAAKERPVKFKTFNGQSDPRIEPLGQGLMSYSWEETNLPVIHSENYEPYWYFNHKYIQISDYQSWQEVADWAGKLNPVVTTNPGEALKNKIEEFWARSKGDAYKYLALATRFVQNDIRYMGVEVGEYSHRSNNPNKVVEQRYGDCKDKSMLLATFLKTKGIDCELVLVNSYNRYKLNDFLPSPWVFNHMVVKATINDRAQFIDPTFSNQGGNIRDLYFPFYGNALVIKAKTQIEDTPRDVNGKTKVLEQYKSLDSNRAQLIVKTIYTGYQADNNRGMLNSTSRTALEKNYLDYYTKLYPEIKRTDTVKVKDDREKNEIEIIETYEISKFAKTEDATKKKYLTFFASDMFSQIPAVNSNRKAPVSLNFPFTAEYEVQYISNKAKDIQDAPVFIDRNSYTFGKSVKVDGDTLKMNFQLAIHEPSVAIDKVPEFMEDFNNTEDLFSYSYYINDNGSIGYTNGGISTVSWFAILITCITLASCGFIFYKWNKKEDKIRLIYDADYVPSIGGWLVLLGLGLVASLLRITVDFFTIGFFYSQLWSAYDIYGVSQGIVFRLLVAFELIINLLTMSLLVFTIYLFFRKRDIFPKVALLTIGVMFFGPVLDLVLIELSGLRIPEESPESYTELIRTMIFGAIWCSYLVKSDRVKETFVVKYRNEEAAPTAVEEVVQQDNPDADNNENIKEL